Proteins encoded together in one Bactrocera neohumeralis isolate Rockhampton chromosome 4, APGP_CSIRO_Bneo_wtdbg2-racon-allhic-juicebox.fasta_v2, whole genome shotgun sequence window:
- the LOC126756386 gene encoding myocyte-specific enhancer factor 2 isoform X3 produces the protein MGRKKIQISRITDERNRQVTFNKRKFGVMKKAYELSVLCDCEIALIIFSSSNKLYQYASTDMDKVLLKYTEYNEPHESLTNKNIIEKENKNGVMSPDSPEQEADFTLTPRTEAKYNKIDEDFQLMIQRTQMGGASASGRNLGNTNYTLPVSVPVPGAYGDAMLQASPQMSHTNISPRPSSSETDSVYPSGSMLEMSNGYPHSHSPLGGSPSPGPSPGLAHHLSHKQQSPGGQNGRASNLRLVLPTPLAQNMSAADEISYGDQRHNQASLNTPVVTLQTPIPNMSGYTFGPQDFSMSSSDVMSLQPWTTHQGLVQHTGLPHLAVPNSTPPPATSPVSIKVKSEPQSPPRDLSGCHHQQNSNGSAGSSGSGGGGGGSSSNSVSTANALALANMNATAVIAGGSGGVNSASEQAANLSVLSHPQQHLVMGGSRPSSTGHLTPTQGVLDKYEGYQYRSQLGANSRVWNFAGSVTPTNVPSPDLRLTANQQAQQQHQQAQQQQQQQQLNDYDGPNQAHKRPRISGGWPQ, from the exons ATGGgtaggaaaaaaatacaaatatcacGCATCACCGACGAGCGTAACCGACAG GTTACGTTCAACAAACGCAAATTCGGCGTCATGAAGAAGGCCTACGAGTTGTCGGTTTTGTGCGATTGTGAAATTGCGCTTATCATTTTCTCATCCAGTAATAAATTATATCAATATGCTAGCACTGATATGGACAAGGTCCTGCTCAAATATACTGAATATAATGAGCCACACGAGTCACTCACGAATAAGAATATAATTGAG AAGGAGAATAAAAATGGCGTCATGTCACCAGATTCACCCGAACAGGAAGCCGATTTCACACTCACACCCCGCACTGAAGCCAAATATAATAAGATCGACGAAGACTTTCAGCTGATGATACAACGCACTCAAATGGGCGGAGCGAGCGCATCCGGACGAAATCTTGGTAATACGAATTACACACTGCCGGTATCGGTGCCGGTGCCGGGCGCTTACGGCGATGCCATGCTGCAGGCGAGCCCACAAATGTCCCACACAAATATAAGCCCACGGCCGTCAAGCTCAGAGACCGACTCAG TTTATCCATCGGGTTCCATGTTGGAGATGTCAAACGGTTATCCGCATTCACATTCGCCGCTTGGTGGATCGCCCAGTCCAGGACCGAGTCCAGGTTTAG CTCATCACCTGTCACACAAGCAACAGTCACCGGGCGGCCAAAATGGACGCGCTTCCAATCTACGCCTCGTCTTACCAACACCACTTGCTCAAAATATGTCAGCTGCAGATGAGATTAGCTACGGCGAT CAGCGACACAACCAGGCATCACTCAATACGCCCGTGGTGACGCTGCAAACGCCCATACCCAACATGTCGGGCTACACATTTGGGCCGCAAGATTTCTCTATGAGTTCCTCCGATGTTATGAGTTTACAGCCATGGACCACACATCAGGGACTCGTACAGCATACGGG ACTACCCCATTTGGCCGTACCGAATAGCACACCACCGCCTGCCACCTCGCCCGTCTCGATCAAAGTCAAATCCGAGCCACAATCACCGCCACGCGATCTCTCCGGTTGCCACCATCAGCAGAACAGCAACGGTTCGGCgggcagcagcggcagcggtggtggcggtggcggcaGTTCATCCAACAGCGTCTCCACCGCCAATGCACTCGCGCTTGCCAATATGAATGCGACGGCGGTGATAGCGGGCGGCAGCGGCGGCGTCAATTCGGCGTCCGAGCAGGCTGCCAATCTGAGTGTACTAAGTCATCCGCAACAGCATCTGGTGATGGGCGGCTCAAGGCCCTCCTCCACGGGACATTTAACGCCAACGCAAGGAG TGCTAGATAAATATGAAGGATATCAATACCGCTCGCAGCTGGGTGCGAATTCTAGAGTATGGAATTTTGCCG GTTCGGTTACGCCCACCAATGTGCCATCGCCCGACTTGCGGTTGACGGCCAATCAGCAGGCGcaacagcagcatcaacaggcgcaacagcaacaacaacagcagcagctgaATGACTACGACGGACCGAATCAGGCGCACAAGCGGCCGCGCATCTCCGGCGGTTGGCCGCAATAG
- the LOC126756386 gene encoding myocyte-specific enhancer factor 2 isoform X4 produces MGRKKIQISRITDERNRQVTFNKRKFGVMKKAYELSVLCDCEIALIIFSSSNKLYQYASTDMDKVLLKYTEYNEPHESLTNKNIIEKENKNGVMSPDSPEQEADFTLTPRTEAKYNKIDEDFQLMIQRTQMGGASASGRNLGNTNYTLPVSVPVPGAYGDAMLQASPQMSHTNISPRPSSSETDSGGMSLIIYPSGSMLEMSNGYPHSHSPLGGSPSPGPSPGLAHHLSHKQQSPGGQNGRASNLRLVLPTPLAQNMSAADEISYGDQRHNQASLNTPVVTLQTPIPNMSGYTFGPQDFSMSSSDVMSLQPWTTHQGLVQHTGLPHLAVPNSTPPPATSPVSIKVKSEPQSPPRDLSGCHHQQNSNGSAGSSGSGGGGGGSSSNSVSTANALALANMNATAVIAGGSGGVNSASEQAANLSVLSHPQQHLVMGGSRPSSTGHLTPTQGDFIIFNTGSVTPTNVPSPDLRLTANQQAQQQHQQAQQQQQQQQLNDYDGPNQAHKRPRISGGWPQ; encoded by the exons ATGGgtaggaaaaaaatacaaatatcacGCATCACCGACGAGCGTAACCGACAG GTTACGTTCAACAAACGCAAATTCGGCGTCATGAAGAAGGCCTACGAGTTGTCGGTTTTGTGCGATTGTGAAATTGCGCTTATCATTTTCTCATCCAGTAATAAATTATATCAATATGCTAGCACTGATATGGACAAGGTCCTGCTCAAATATACTGAATATAATGAGCCACACGAGTCACTCACGAATAAGAATATAATTGAG AAGGAGAATAAAAATGGCGTCATGTCACCAGATTCACCCGAACAGGAAGCCGATTTCACACTCACACCCCGCACTGAAGCCAAATATAATAAGATCGACGAAGACTTTCAGCTGATGATACAACGCACTCAAATGGGCGGAGCGAGCGCATCCGGACGAAATCTTGGTAATACGAATTACACACTGCCGGTATCGGTGCCGGTGCCGGGCGCTTACGGCGATGCCATGCTGCAGGCGAGCCCACAAATGTCCCACACAAATATAAGCCCACGGCCGTCAAGCTCAGAGACCGACTCAGGTGGGATGTCCTTAATAA TTTATCCATCGGGTTCCATGTTGGAGATGTCAAACGGTTATCCGCATTCACATTCGCCGCTTGGTGGATCGCCCAGTCCAGGACCGAGTCCAGGTTTAG CTCATCACCTGTCACACAAGCAACAGTCACCGGGCGGCCAAAATGGACGCGCTTCCAATCTACGCCTCGTCTTACCAACACCACTTGCTCAAAATATGTCAGCTGCAGATGAGATTAGCTACGGCGAT CAGCGACACAACCAGGCATCACTCAATACGCCCGTGGTGACGCTGCAAACGCCCATACCCAACATGTCGGGCTACACATTTGGGCCGCAAGATTTCTCTATGAGTTCCTCCGATGTTATGAGTTTACAGCCATGGACCACACATCAGGGACTCGTACAGCATACGGG ACTACCCCATTTGGCCGTACCGAATAGCACACCACCGCCTGCCACCTCGCCCGTCTCGATCAAAGTCAAATCCGAGCCACAATCACCGCCACGCGATCTCTCCGGTTGCCACCATCAGCAGAACAGCAACGGTTCGGCgggcagcagcggcagcggtggtggcggtggcggcaGTTCATCCAACAGCGTCTCCACCGCCAATGCACTCGCGCTTGCCAATATGAATGCGACGGCGGTGATAGCGGGCGGCAGCGGCGGCGTCAATTCGGCGTCCGAGCAGGCTGCCAATCTGAGTGTACTAAGTCATCCGCAACAGCATCTGGTGATGGGCGGCTCAAGGCCCTCCTCCACGGGACATTTAACGCCAACGCAAGGAG actttataattttcaatacaGGTTCGGTTACGCCCACCAATGTGCCATCGCCCGACTTGCGGTTGACGGCCAATCAGCAGGCGcaacagcagcatcaacaggcgcaacagcaacaacaacagcagcagctgaATGACTACGACGGACCGAATCAGGCGCACAAGCGGCCGCGCATCTCCGGCGGTTGGCCGCAATAG
- the LOC126756386 gene encoding myocyte-specific enhancer factor 2 isoform X6: MGRKKIQISRITDERNRQVTFNKRKFGVMKKAYELSVLCDCEIALIIFSSSNKLYQYASTDMDKVLLKYTEYNEPHESLTNKNIIEKENKNGVMSPDSPEQEADFTLTPRTEAKYNKIDEDFQLMIQRTQMGGASASGRNLGNTNYTLPVSVPVPGAYGDAMLQASPQMSHTNISPRPSSSETDSGGMSLIIYPSGSMLEMSNGYPHSHSPLGGSPSPGPSPGLAHHLSHKQQSPGGQNGRASNLRLVLPTPLAQNMSAADEISYGDQRHNQASLNTPVVTLQTPIPNMSGYTFGPQDFSMSSSDVMSLQPWTTHQGLVQHTGLPHLAVPNSTPPPATSPVSIKVKSEPQSPPRDLSGCHHQQNSNGSAGSSGSGGGGGGSSSNSVSTANALALANMNATAVIAGGSGGVNSASEQAANLSVLSHPQQHLVMGGSRPSSTGHLTPTQGGSVTPTNVPSPDLRLTANQQAQQQHQQAQQQQQQQQLNDYDGPNQAHKRPRISGGWPQ; the protein is encoded by the exons ATGGgtaggaaaaaaatacaaatatcacGCATCACCGACGAGCGTAACCGACAG GTTACGTTCAACAAACGCAAATTCGGCGTCATGAAGAAGGCCTACGAGTTGTCGGTTTTGTGCGATTGTGAAATTGCGCTTATCATTTTCTCATCCAGTAATAAATTATATCAATATGCTAGCACTGATATGGACAAGGTCCTGCTCAAATATACTGAATATAATGAGCCACACGAGTCACTCACGAATAAGAATATAATTGAG AAGGAGAATAAAAATGGCGTCATGTCACCAGATTCACCCGAACAGGAAGCCGATTTCACACTCACACCCCGCACTGAAGCCAAATATAATAAGATCGACGAAGACTTTCAGCTGATGATACAACGCACTCAAATGGGCGGAGCGAGCGCATCCGGACGAAATCTTGGTAATACGAATTACACACTGCCGGTATCGGTGCCGGTGCCGGGCGCTTACGGCGATGCCATGCTGCAGGCGAGCCCACAAATGTCCCACACAAATATAAGCCCACGGCCGTCAAGCTCAGAGACCGACTCAGGTGGGATGTCCTTAATAA TTTATCCATCGGGTTCCATGTTGGAGATGTCAAACGGTTATCCGCATTCACATTCGCCGCTTGGTGGATCGCCCAGTCCAGGACCGAGTCCAGGTTTAG CTCATCACCTGTCACACAAGCAACAGTCACCGGGCGGCCAAAATGGACGCGCTTCCAATCTACGCCTCGTCTTACCAACACCACTTGCTCAAAATATGTCAGCTGCAGATGAGATTAGCTACGGCGAT CAGCGACACAACCAGGCATCACTCAATACGCCCGTGGTGACGCTGCAAACGCCCATACCCAACATGTCGGGCTACACATTTGGGCCGCAAGATTTCTCTATGAGTTCCTCCGATGTTATGAGTTTACAGCCATGGACCACACATCAGGGACTCGTACAGCATACGGG ACTACCCCATTTGGCCGTACCGAATAGCACACCACCGCCTGCCACCTCGCCCGTCTCGATCAAAGTCAAATCCGAGCCACAATCACCGCCACGCGATCTCTCCGGTTGCCACCATCAGCAGAACAGCAACGGTTCGGCgggcagcagcggcagcggtggtggcggtggcggcaGTTCATCCAACAGCGTCTCCACCGCCAATGCACTCGCGCTTGCCAATATGAATGCGACGGCGGTGATAGCGGGCGGCAGCGGCGGCGTCAATTCGGCGTCCGAGCAGGCTGCCAATCTGAGTGTACTAAGTCATCCGCAACAGCATCTGGTGATGGGCGGCTCAAGGCCCTCCTCCACGGGACATTTAACGCCAACGCAAGGAG GTTCGGTTACGCCCACCAATGTGCCATCGCCCGACTTGCGGTTGACGGCCAATCAGCAGGCGcaacagcagcatcaacaggcgcaacagcaacaacaacagcagcagctgaATGACTACGACGGACCGAATCAGGCGCACAAGCGGCCGCGCATCTCCGGCGGTTGGCCGCAATAG
- the LOC126756386 gene encoding myocyte-specific enhancer factor 2 isoform X2, whose protein sequence is MGRKKIQISRITDERNRQVTFNKRKFGVMKKAYELSVLCDCEIALIIFSSSNKLYQYASTDMDKVLLKYTEYNEPHESLTNKNIIEKENKNGVMSPDSPEQEADFTLTPRTEAKYNKIDEDFQLMIQRTQMGGASASGRNLGNTNYTLPVSVPVPGAYGDAMLQASPQMSHTNISPRPSSSETDSGGMSLIIYPSGSMLEMSNGYPHSHSPLGGSPSPGPSPGLAHHLSHKQQSPGGQNGRASNLRLVLPTPLAQNMSAADEISYGDRHNQASLNTPVVTLQTPIPNMSGYTFGPQDFSMSSSDVMSLQPWTTHQGLVQHTGLPHLAVPNSTPPPATSPVSIKVKSEPQSPPRDLSGCHHQQNSNGSAGSSGSGGGGGGSSSNSVSTANALALANMNATAVIAGGSGGVNSASEQAANLSVLSHPQQHLVMGGSRPSSTGHLTPTQGVLDKYEGYQYRSQLGANSRVWNFAGSVTPTNVPSPDLRLTANQQAQQQHQQAQQQQQQQQLNDYDGPNQAHKRPRISGGWPQ, encoded by the exons ATGGgtaggaaaaaaatacaaatatcacGCATCACCGACGAGCGTAACCGACAG GTTACGTTCAACAAACGCAAATTCGGCGTCATGAAGAAGGCCTACGAGTTGTCGGTTTTGTGCGATTGTGAAATTGCGCTTATCATTTTCTCATCCAGTAATAAATTATATCAATATGCTAGCACTGATATGGACAAGGTCCTGCTCAAATATACTGAATATAATGAGCCACACGAGTCACTCACGAATAAGAATATAATTGAG AAGGAGAATAAAAATGGCGTCATGTCACCAGATTCACCCGAACAGGAAGCCGATTTCACACTCACACCCCGCACTGAAGCCAAATATAATAAGATCGACGAAGACTTTCAGCTGATGATACAACGCACTCAAATGGGCGGAGCGAGCGCATCCGGACGAAATCTTGGTAATACGAATTACACACTGCCGGTATCGGTGCCGGTGCCGGGCGCTTACGGCGATGCCATGCTGCAGGCGAGCCCACAAATGTCCCACACAAATATAAGCCCACGGCCGTCAAGCTCAGAGACCGACTCAGGTGGGATGTCCTTAATAA TTTATCCATCGGGTTCCATGTTGGAGATGTCAAACGGTTATCCGCATTCACATTCGCCGCTTGGTGGATCGCCCAGTCCAGGACCGAGTCCAGGTTTAG CTCATCACCTGTCACACAAGCAACAGTCACCGGGCGGCCAAAATGGACGCGCTTCCAATCTACGCCTCGTCTTACCAACACCACTTGCTCAAAATATGTCAGCTGCAGATGAGATTAGCTACGGCGAT CGACACAACCAGGCATCACTCAATACGCCCGTGGTGACGCTGCAAACGCCCATACCCAACATGTCGGGCTACACATTTGGGCCGCAAGATTTCTCTATGAGTTCCTCCGATGTTATGAGTTTACAGCCATGGACCACACATCAGGGACTCGTACAGCATACGGG ACTACCCCATTTGGCCGTACCGAATAGCACACCACCGCCTGCCACCTCGCCCGTCTCGATCAAAGTCAAATCCGAGCCACAATCACCGCCACGCGATCTCTCCGGTTGCCACCATCAGCAGAACAGCAACGGTTCGGCgggcagcagcggcagcggtggtggcggtggcggcaGTTCATCCAACAGCGTCTCCACCGCCAATGCACTCGCGCTTGCCAATATGAATGCGACGGCGGTGATAGCGGGCGGCAGCGGCGGCGTCAATTCGGCGTCCGAGCAGGCTGCCAATCTGAGTGTACTAAGTCATCCGCAACAGCATCTGGTGATGGGCGGCTCAAGGCCCTCCTCCACGGGACATTTAACGCCAACGCAAGGAG TGCTAGATAAATATGAAGGATATCAATACCGCTCGCAGCTGGGTGCGAATTCTAGAGTATGGAATTTTGCCG GTTCGGTTACGCCCACCAATGTGCCATCGCCCGACTTGCGGTTGACGGCCAATCAGCAGGCGcaacagcagcatcaacaggcgcaacagcaacaacaacagcagcagctgaATGACTACGACGGACCGAATCAGGCGCACAAGCGGCCGCGCATCTCCGGCGGTTGGCCGCAATAG
- the LOC126756386 gene encoding myocyte-specific enhancer factor 2 isoform X1, translating into MGRKKIQISRITDERNRQVTFNKRKFGVMKKAYELSVLCDCEIALIIFSSSNKLYQYASTDMDKVLLKYTEYNEPHESLTNKNIIEKENKNGVMSPDSPEQEADFTLTPRTEAKYNKIDEDFQLMIQRTQMGGASASGRNLGNTNYTLPVSVPVPGAYGDAMLQASPQMSHTNISPRPSSSETDSGGMSLIIYPSGSMLEMSNGYPHSHSPLGGSPSPGPSPGLAHHLSHKQQSPGGQNGRASNLRLVLPTPLAQNMSAADEISYGDQRHNQASLNTPVVTLQTPIPNMSGYTFGPQDFSMSSSDVMSLQPWTTHQGLVQHTGLPHLAVPNSTPPPATSPVSIKVKSEPQSPPRDLSGCHHQQNSNGSAGSSGSGGGGGGSSSNSVSTANALALANMNATAVIAGGSGGVNSASEQAANLSVLSHPQQHLVMGGSRPSSTGHLTPTQGVLDKYEGYQYRSQLGANSRVWNFAGSVTPTNVPSPDLRLTANQQAQQQHQQAQQQQQQQQLNDYDGPNQAHKRPRISGGWPQ; encoded by the exons ATGGgtaggaaaaaaatacaaatatcacGCATCACCGACGAGCGTAACCGACAG GTTACGTTCAACAAACGCAAATTCGGCGTCATGAAGAAGGCCTACGAGTTGTCGGTTTTGTGCGATTGTGAAATTGCGCTTATCATTTTCTCATCCAGTAATAAATTATATCAATATGCTAGCACTGATATGGACAAGGTCCTGCTCAAATATACTGAATATAATGAGCCACACGAGTCACTCACGAATAAGAATATAATTGAG AAGGAGAATAAAAATGGCGTCATGTCACCAGATTCACCCGAACAGGAAGCCGATTTCACACTCACACCCCGCACTGAAGCCAAATATAATAAGATCGACGAAGACTTTCAGCTGATGATACAACGCACTCAAATGGGCGGAGCGAGCGCATCCGGACGAAATCTTGGTAATACGAATTACACACTGCCGGTATCGGTGCCGGTGCCGGGCGCTTACGGCGATGCCATGCTGCAGGCGAGCCCACAAATGTCCCACACAAATATAAGCCCACGGCCGTCAAGCTCAGAGACCGACTCAGGTGGGATGTCCTTAATAA TTTATCCATCGGGTTCCATGTTGGAGATGTCAAACGGTTATCCGCATTCACATTCGCCGCTTGGTGGATCGCCCAGTCCAGGACCGAGTCCAGGTTTAG CTCATCACCTGTCACACAAGCAACAGTCACCGGGCGGCCAAAATGGACGCGCTTCCAATCTACGCCTCGTCTTACCAACACCACTTGCTCAAAATATGTCAGCTGCAGATGAGATTAGCTACGGCGAT CAGCGACACAACCAGGCATCACTCAATACGCCCGTGGTGACGCTGCAAACGCCCATACCCAACATGTCGGGCTACACATTTGGGCCGCAAGATTTCTCTATGAGTTCCTCCGATGTTATGAGTTTACAGCCATGGACCACACATCAGGGACTCGTACAGCATACGGG ACTACCCCATTTGGCCGTACCGAATAGCACACCACCGCCTGCCACCTCGCCCGTCTCGATCAAAGTCAAATCCGAGCCACAATCACCGCCACGCGATCTCTCCGGTTGCCACCATCAGCAGAACAGCAACGGTTCGGCgggcagcagcggcagcggtggtggcggtggcggcaGTTCATCCAACAGCGTCTCCACCGCCAATGCACTCGCGCTTGCCAATATGAATGCGACGGCGGTGATAGCGGGCGGCAGCGGCGGCGTCAATTCGGCGTCCGAGCAGGCTGCCAATCTGAGTGTACTAAGTCATCCGCAACAGCATCTGGTGATGGGCGGCTCAAGGCCCTCCTCCACGGGACATTTAACGCCAACGCAAGGAG TGCTAGATAAATATGAAGGATATCAATACCGCTCGCAGCTGGGTGCGAATTCTAGAGTATGGAATTTTGCCG GTTCGGTTACGCCCACCAATGTGCCATCGCCCGACTTGCGGTTGACGGCCAATCAGCAGGCGcaacagcagcatcaacaggcgcaacagcaacaacaacagcagcagctgaATGACTACGACGGACCGAATCAGGCGCACAAGCGGCCGCGCATCTCCGGCGGTTGGCCGCAATAG
- the LOC126756386 gene encoding myocyte-specific enhancer factor 2 isoform X8: MGRKKIQISRITDERNRQVTFNKRKFGVMKKAYELSVLCDCEIALIIFSSSNKLYQYASTDMDKVLLKYTEYNEPHESLTNKNIIEKENKNGVMSPDSPEQEADFTLTPRTEAKYNKIDEDFQLMIQRTQMGGASASGRNLGNTNYTLPVSVPVPGAYGDAMLQASPQMSHTNISPRPSSSETDSVYPSGSMLEMSNGYPHSHSPLGGSPSPGPSPGLAHHLSHKQQSPGGQNGRASNLRLVLPTPLAQNMSAADEISYGDQRHNQASLNTPVVTLQTPIPNMSGYTFGPQDFSMSSSDVMSLQPWTTHQGLVQHTGLPHLAVPNSTPPPATSPVSIKVKSEPQSPPRDLSGCHHQQNSNGSAGSSGSGGGGGGSSSNSVSTANALALANMNATAVIAGGSGGVNSASEQAANLSVLSHPQQHLVMGGSRPSSTGHLTPTQGGSVTPTNVPSPDLRLTANQQAQQQHQQAQQQQQQQQLNDYDGPNQAHKRPRISGGWPQ, from the exons ATGGgtaggaaaaaaatacaaatatcacGCATCACCGACGAGCGTAACCGACAG GTTACGTTCAACAAACGCAAATTCGGCGTCATGAAGAAGGCCTACGAGTTGTCGGTTTTGTGCGATTGTGAAATTGCGCTTATCATTTTCTCATCCAGTAATAAATTATATCAATATGCTAGCACTGATATGGACAAGGTCCTGCTCAAATATACTGAATATAATGAGCCACACGAGTCACTCACGAATAAGAATATAATTGAG AAGGAGAATAAAAATGGCGTCATGTCACCAGATTCACCCGAACAGGAAGCCGATTTCACACTCACACCCCGCACTGAAGCCAAATATAATAAGATCGACGAAGACTTTCAGCTGATGATACAACGCACTCAAATGGGCGGAGCGAGCGCATCCGGACGAAATCTTGGTAATACGAATTACACACTGCCGGTATCGGTGCCGGTGCCGGGCGCTTACGGCGATGCCATGCTGCAGGCGAGCCCACAAATGTCCCACACAAATATAAGCCCACGGCCGTCAAGCTCAGAGACCGACTCAG TTTATCCATCGGGTTCCATGTTGGAGATGTCAAACGGTTATCCGCATTCACATTCGCCGCTTGGTGGATCGCCCAGTCCAGGACCGAGTCCAGGTTTAG CTCATCACCTGTCACACAAGCAACAGTCACCGGGCGGCCAAAATGGACGCGCTTCCAATCTACGCCTCGTCTTACCAACACCACTTGCTCAAAATATGTCAGCTGCAGATGAGATTAGCTACGGCGAT CAGCGACACAACCAGGCATCACTCAATACGCCCGTGGTGACGCTGCAAACGCCCATACCCAACATGTCGGGCTACACATTTGGGCCGCAAGATTTCTCTATGAGTTCCTCCGATGTTATGAGTTTACAGCCATGGACCACACATCAGGGACTCGTACAGCATACGGG ACTACCCCATTTGGCCGTACCGAATAGCACACCACCGCCTGCCACCTCGCCCGTCTCGATCAAAGTCAAATCCGAGCCACAATCACCGCCACGCGATCTCTCCGGTTGCCACCATCAGCAGAACAGCAACGGTTCGGCgggcagcagcggcagcggtggtggcggtggcggcaGTTCATCCAACAGCGTCTCCACCGCCAATGCACTCGCGCTTGCCAATATGAATGCGACGGCGGTGATAGCGGGCGGCAGCGGCGGCGTCAATTCGGCGTCCGAGCAGGCTGCCAATCTGAGTGTACTAAGTCATCCGCAACAGCATCTGGTGATGGGCGGCTCAAGGCCCTCCTCCACGGGACATTTAACGCCAACGCAAGGAG GTTCGGTTACGCCCACCAATGTGCCATCGCCCGACTTGCGGTTGACGGCCAATCAGCAGGCGcaacagcagcatcaacaggcgcaacagcaacaacaacagcagcagctgaATGACTACGACGGACCGAATCAGGCGCACAAGCGGCCGCGCATCTCCGGCGGTTGGCCGCAATAG